In Salmo salar chromosome ssa15, Ssal_v3.1, whole genome shotgun sequence, one genomic interval encodes:
- the gas1a gene encoding growth arrest-specific protein 1a, with protein sequence MASFEALAHGSCRLVWPVGCVFLFLGCLSVASSSHSRRLICWQAIMNCQTEPECHYAYGQYMQACAAVLRGDRKRCPSHCISSLVQLNLTKNGPALEDCSCASDPICRNTKRAIEPCLPRTSNMGCTEARMQCERDQQCSSAMRDYLIYCGKLFSGATCTNACRNVIADMRKIPKAELLDSCVCDGTERTICEYVKISMKSLCFEAPVTVEDGSGSEDYEEDDGDFPVSEPELVERSTGSGGSASGSCGVVTAVTLSVLILLAFLL encoded by the coding sequence ATGGCCAGTTTTGAGGCTTTGGCACACGGCTCCTGCAGGTTGGTGTGGCCTGTcggttgtgtgtttttgtttttgggCTGCTTATCGGTGGCATCGTCTTCCCACAGCCGCAGGTTAATCTGCTGGCAGGCCATCATGAACTGTCAGACGGAGCCTGAGTGCCATTACGCATATGGGCAGTACATGCAGGCGTGCGCTGCTGTACTGAGAGGGGACAGGAAGAGGTGTCCCAGTCACTGCATCTCCTCTCTGGTGCAGCTCAACCTGACGAAGAACGGGCCCGCGCTTGAGGACTGCAGCTGTGCTTCGGACCCCATCTGCCGGAACACCAAGCGGGCCATCGAGCCATGCCTCCCCAGGACTAGCAATATGGGCTGCACCGAGGCCCGTATGCAGTGTGAGAGAGACCAGCAGTGCAGTTCCGCCATGCGAGACTATTTAATCTACTGCGGGAAACTTTTCAGCGGGGCAACCTGCACGAATGCTTGTCGGAATGTGATTGCAGACATGCGCAAAATACCCAAAGCGGAGCTGTTGGATTCGTGCGTGTGCGACGGGACCGAGAGGACCATCTGCGAGTATGTCAAGATTAGCATGAAGAGCCTGTGCTTCGAAGCTCCTGTGACGGTGGAGGACGGCAGTGGGTCAGAAGACTACGAGGAAGATGATGGGGACTTCCCGGTGTCAGAACCGGAGTTAGTGGAGAGGAGCACCGGATCAGGTGGTTCTGCTTCGGGAAGCTGTGGTGTTGTGACCGCAGTGACTTTATCTGTTCTGATTCTACTAGCATTTCTCCTTTAA
- the LOC106570974 gene encoding uncharacterized protein, with protein sequence MALQTQTVGQINTLMALQTQTVGQINTLTALQTQTVGQINTLTALQTQTVVQINTLTALQTQTVGQINTLMALQTQTVVQINTLTALQTQTVVQINTLMALQTQTVVQINTLTALQTQTVVQINTLTALQTQTVVQINTLMALQTQTVGQINTLMALQTQTVGQINTLMVLQTQTVGQINTLTALQTQTVVQINTLMALQTQTVVQINTLMALQTQTVVQINTLMALQTQTVVQINTLTALQTQTVVQINTLMALQTQTVVQINTLTALQTQTVVQINTLMALQTQTVVQINTLMALQTQTVGQINTLMALQTQTVGQINTLMVLQTQTVVQIKFKHLPFQTDASLSGQCY encoded by the coding sequence ATGGCCTTACAAactcagactgttggacagataAACACGTTGATGGCCTTACAAactcagactgttggacagataAACACGTTGACGGCCTTACAAactcagactgttggacagataAACACGTTGACAGCCTTACAAACTCAGACTGTTGTTCAGATAAACACGTTGACGGCCTTACAAactcagactgttggacagataAACACGTTGATGGCCTTACAAACTCAGACTGTTGTTCAGATAAACACGTTGACGGCCTTACAAACTCAGACTGTTGTTCAGATAAACACGTTGATGGCCTTACAAACTCAGACTGTTGTTCAGATAAACACGTTGACGGCCTTACAAACTCAGACTGTTGTTCAGATAAACACGTTGACGGCCTTACAAACTCAGACTGTTGTTCAGATAAACACGTTGATGGCCTTACAAactcagactgttggacagataAACACGTTGATGGCCTTACAAactcagactgttggacagataAACACGTTGATGGTCTTACAAactcagactgttggacagataAACACGTTGACGGCCTTACAAACTCAGACTGTTGTTCAGATAAACACGTTGATGGCCTTACAAACTCAGACTGTTGTTCAGATAAACACGTTGATGGCCTTACAAACTCAGACTGTTGTTCAGATAAACACGTTGATGGCCTTACAAACTCAGACTGTTGTTCAGATAAACACGTTGACGGCCTTACAAACTCAGACTGTTGTTCAGATAAACACGTTGATGGCCTTACAAACTCAGACTGTTGTTCAGATAAACACGTTGACGGCCTTACAAACTCAGACTGTTGTTCAGATAAACACGTTGATGGCCTTACAAACTCAGACTGTTGTTCAGATAAACACGTTGATGGCCTTACAAactcagactgttggacagataAACACGTTGATGGCCTTACAAactcagactgttggacagataAACACGTTGATGGTCTTACAAACTCAGACTGTTGTTCAGATAAAGTTTAAACATTTGCCTTTCCAAACAGATGCCAGTCTGTCTGGCCAATGCTATTGA